In Flavobacterium luteolum, the DNA window CTGAATTGTATAATGGCGTTATCGCTCAGGTGCCTTTTGTAGATGTAATTACTACAATGTTGGATGACAGTATTCCGCTTACAACTGGAGAGTATGACGAATGGGGAAACCCAAACAATAAAAAGTATTATGATTATATGTTGTCGTACTCACCTTACGATAATGTAAAAGCACAAGAATATCCTAATATGTATGTTTCTACCGGATTACACGATTCGCAGGTACAATATTGGGAGCCAGCTAAATGGGTTGCAAAATTGAGAGATTTAAAAGCAAATAATAAGCTTTTGTTTTTAGATACCAATATGGATGCAGGTCATGGTGGGGCTTCGGGACGTTTTGAGGCTTTAAAAGACTTAGCAAAAGAATTTAGTTTTTTATTAGATTTAGAAAAAATTAAAAGCTAATTAGAAATTTTTTGTTAAATTTGCAACCTATCAAGGTTAATTTGAAAAGGCCTTTGATTAACTATTTTTTTATGAAAGAAGAAATAACTGCTTATAATAATGTTTTAGAGTTAATAGGAAACACGCCCCTTATTAAGCTAAATAAAATTACCGAAGAGTTAGAAGGAAATTTCTACGCAAAGGTAGAAGCTTTCAACCCAGGTCATTCCTCAAAAGATAGAATAGCGTTATATATTATTGAAGAAGCCGAGAGAAAAGGAATTCTATCTCCAGGAGATACCATTATCGAAACTACCTCTGGTAATACAGGATTTAGTTTAGCAATGGTAAGCATTATTAAAGGTTACAATTGTATTTTGGCCGTAAGTTCAAAATCATCTAAAGATAAAATTGACATGTTGAGAAGTTTAGGCGCCAAAGTGTATGTCTGTCCGGCTCACGTTTCTGCAGATGATGAAAGATCTTATTATAATGTAGCCAAACGTTTGCATGAAGAGACTAAAGGATCAGTCTATATTAATCAATATTTTAATCAACTAAATATTGATGCCCACTACAACACTACAGGTCCTGAGATTTGGGAACAAACAAAAGGACAAATTACGCACTTAGTTGCTTGCAGCGGAACAGGAGGAACTATCTCTGGAACTGCAAAATTCTTAAAAGAAAAAAATCCAAATATTAGAATTCTAGGAGTTGATGCTTTTGGTTCTGTATTGAAGAAATACCACGAGACAAAAGAGTTTGACAGCAAAGAAATTTATCCATACCGTATAGAAGGTTTAGGTAAAAACTTAATCCCGTCAGCTACAGATTTTGATATTATTGATAAATTCATGAAAGTAACCGACGAAGAAAGTGCTCACTCTGCAAGAGAGATTACTAGAAAAGAAGGTTTATTTGTTGGATATACTTCTGGAGCAGTAATGCAAGCTATTAAGCAATATGCTGAAGAAGGCGAATTTACAAAAGATAGTAATATTATTGCTATTTTCCCAGATCACGGTTCTCGTTACATGAGTAAAGTATTCAGTGATGACTGGATGAATGAACAAGGTTTCTTTGATAGTGTTAACGAAGAAGAAGCGCAAAAAATTGAATTTGTAAAGTAATAAAGTACTTTTAAAAATATTTAAACTCCATTCGTAATTTTCGAATGGAGTTTTTTTTTTGAGCAAATTTCCATGAAATACTAAACGATTCAAAAAGTATAATTTATAGTATTGTTGAATATACCGTATTTATACGTAGGAAATTATGATTTTCAATAATTTTAATTTAATAATTTAATAGTATTTATGATTTTGTGTGAAAGTTGTTTGTTGATAAAATTGTTGAAAAGTGTTACTTTAACGAGTATTTAGGTCAGTTGTCGGAAATATTTCCGCTCAAAATCATAATAATCTAGTTTAGAGGTGTTAAAATAACATAAGTTGTTTAATCCCTAAAATCTACTATTATGAAAAAATTACTACTAGCAGTATTGTTTGTAAGTTTTTTGAATGTGAATGCGCAAACACCGATTCAGGAATTTAACTTTAACGGAACTTTAAACAATACAGCAAACACCATCTCATTTATCGGAACCAACAATTTCGTGGCTGACAGAGCAGGAGTTGTAAAAGGAGCTCAACGATTAAATAATAAAGCTTTAGAAGCTGTAATCGATGATCTGCCTCAAGGAAAGAGCTCAAGAACAATTAGCATTTGGGTTAAATTCAATGATATTTCGAATCCAAACTATGTTTGGGGTTACGGAAATCCTCTTAATGCACAATATTGCGGTTTATTACAACAAGGAACAACCTCTTCTAACTCTGATTTGAGTTTGGCTGCTTGGGGAGCTTCTAATGATGTAATTGTCTCTACGCCGCTTGAAAAGAACGTATGGTACAATTATGCTATTACTTATGAAGGTACGACTTCTAAAATATATCGTGATGGTAAATTATTAAAGTATCTGGAAGGTATGGTAAGATCTACTAATGGAAATATTTTTAGATTGGGCGAAATCAATACGACGGTGGGAATTAATGCAGATATTGACGATTTGAAGATCTATAATGTAGCTTTGACACCAGATCAGGTAAATCAGTTGTATGAGAACGAAAAAGCATCTAATTTAATGGCAGTGGCTACAGAGGCGAAGACAACAAAAACTGCAGTAAAAGCAAAACCAAATCAGACAATAATTACTTCGGGCGATGTTAACGGAACGGCAAAAAGCATTGAGGTTTATTCGCAAGGGCAAAAAATAGTGGGAAGTAATGCAACGAATTTAAGCGATCTTCCAGAAGGGACTTATTTATTAAAAATTACAAGTACTCCATCGAAAAAAATTACTTCAAAATAAATGGTTTTTTAGTTTACTTTTTAAATGTTAGTTAGTTTTTTATTGC includes these proteins:
- a CDS encoding PLP-dependent cysteine synthase family protein encodes the protein MKEEITAYNNVLELIGNTPLIKLNKITEELEGNFYAKVEAFNPGHSSKDRIALYIIEEAERKGILSPGDTIIETTSGNTGFSLAMVSIIKGYNCILAVSSKSSKDKIDMLRSLGAKVYVCPAHVSADDERSYYNVAKRLHEETKGSVYINQYFNQLNIDAHYNTTGPEIWEQTKGQITHLVACSGTGGTISGTAKFLKEKNPNIRILGVDAFGSVLKKYHETKEFDSKEIYPYRIEGLGKNLIPSATDFDIIDKFMKVTDEESAHSAREITRKEGLFVGYTSGAVMQAIKQYAEEGEFTKDSNIIAIFPDHGSRYMSKVFSDDWMNEQGFFDSVNEEEAQKIEFVK
- a CDS encoding LamG domain-containing protein; amino-acid sequence: MKKLLLAVLFVSFLNVNAQTPIQEFNFNGTLNNTANTISFIGTNNFVADRAGVVKGAQRLNNKALEAVIDDLPQGKSSRTISIWVKFNDISNPNYVWGYGNPLNAQYCGLLQQGTTSSNSDLSLAAWGASNDVIVSTPLEKNVWYNYAITYEGTTSKIYRDGKLLKYLEGMVRSTNGNIFRLGEINTTVGINADIDDLKIYNVALTPDQVNQLYENEKASNLMAVATEAKTTKTAVKAKPNQTIITSGDVNGTAKSIEVYSQGQKIVGSNATNLSDLPEGTYLLKITSTPSKKITSK